AAAAAGAACCGAAAAAAGTGGAAGGTATCTTTCTTACTCATTTGCATTTAGATCATATTTTCGGAACTCAAGATTTTCCTGCGGGGACTTCGGTATATACTGGACAGAACGAACCGGGAGATACTCGTTTTCTACATCTTTTTGTACAAGGAAGTACGGACAAGATACTTGGATCTGACACTCTTCTTTCCGAATTAAACTTTTTAGGAAAAGAAGGTGCTCCAATTAAATTTTTAGATTTTTTCGGCGACCAATCTCTTTATGTAGTCTCCGTTCCGGGACATACGGAGGGAAGTATCGCATTTTTGATAAAATCTACGAACGGGGTCCAACTGATTACAGGGGATACTTGTCATACTAGCTGGGGTTGGCTGAATAACGTGACTCCGGGAGGTTTTACTAAGGATTTGGAAAGGAATAAAGTGAGTCTGGATTTATTGCAGGCAGTTGCGGCTAAGTTCCCGAAAATTCAGATCCATCCAGGGCACCAAAGTATTTCCCCTTCTGCTAAATAGATTTTTATAATACTCGAGGCGAGCGGGAAACACATTGCGGTAAAACGAATCTCGCTTCTAAGTAAGCCAACGCTACTAGATAAATCCCTTCAAGCAATAGAAGTGCGGTCCCGATATAGGTCGCACTTTCTTGTAATCTCCATGCTTGTGTAAAACATTGCAAACCCCAAAGTGAATTTGCTATGATCAATATGAAAACAAATACACGATGAAGATTTCCCTTTCTGAATAGTAATAGAAGAATTCCGGAATAAGAACCGTATATCAAATTCGCAGAACCTTCAATGAGAGT
The DNA window shown above is from Leptospira dzoumogneensis and carries:
- a CDS encoding MBL fold metallo-hydrolase encodes the protein MYRGYFFFVKIQRIIFSFIAIGILTSCAVTSNRSVLVNKGTLVGIQDINSSDKGPIVLKKIVAADWATERAGLINLKDPKAVAAGLQSGKEPIQIYFYVMDHPKFGRYVVDTGLADVFRKDKKEWPVSGIVASQMNLGELKIHTTIKEWLQKEPKKVEGIFLTHLHLDHIFGTQDFPAGTSVYTGQNEPGDTRFLHLFVQGSTDKILGSDTLLSELNFLGKEGAPIKFLDFFGDQSLYVVSVPGHTEGSIAFLIKSTNGVQLITGDTCHTSWGWLNNVTPGGFTKDLERNKVSLDLLQAVAAKFPKIQIHPGHQSISPSAK